Proteins found in one Campylobacter sp. MG1 genomic segment:
- a CDS encoding methionine ABC transporter ATP-binding protein, whose amino-acid sequence MIVVKNLNKFYNNNKILNNISLKINDGKICAILGKSGSGKSTLLSCINGLEKFQSGEIYIDNQLINTLDEKALRIARKNIGMIFQNYILISRKNVYDNIALPMQCWGYDKNIIDLKVKSLAKLVGLFDKLYVKPNELSGGQKQRVAIARALSLEPKYLLCDECTSALDEGTTESILKLLKELNEKLNITIIIVTHEMNVVRAICDEIYYIKNGEISNLFSASEFFLNDDFRLNKSGLEFSLYIKNYEKYTQIFYDLSKILNNPYEIISTNYHHFNNTSTMQINISINEIDKNTFLDLLKSLDITYKQKDDNVW is encoded by the coding sequence ATGATAGTTGTAAAAAACTTAAATAAATTTTACAATAATAATAAAATTTTAAACAATATATCCTTGAAAATAAATGATGGTAAAATCTGTGCAATTTTAGGCAAAAGTGGCTCAGGAAAATCTACATTACTATCTTGTATAAATGGCTTAGAAAAATTTCAAAGTGGTGAAATTTATATAGATAATCAATTAATCAATACTTTAGATGAAAAAGCACTAAGAATAGCTAGAAAAAATATAGGTATGATATTTCAAAATTATATTTTAATATCAAGAAAAAATGTTTATGATAATATTGCTTTACCTATGCAGTGTTGGGGATATGATAAAAATATAATTGATTTAAAAGTAAAATCACTTGCAAAATTAGTAGGGCTTTTTGATAAACTTTATGTAAAACCTAATGAATTAAGTGGTGGGCAAAAACAAAGAGTAGCAATAGCAAGGGCTTTATCGTTAGAGCCTAAGTATTTATTATGTGATGAATGTACATCAGCACTTGATGAAGGCACTACTGAATCAATATTAAAACTATTAAAAGAATTAAATGAAAAACTAAATATAACAATAATTATAGTAACTCACGAAATGAATGTGGTAAGGGCAATTTGTGATGAAATTTACTATATAAAAAATGGCGAGATATCTAATCTATTTAGTGCCAGTGAATTTTTCTTAAATGATGATTTTAGGCTTAATAAATCAGGTTTAGAGTTTAGTTTATATATAAAAAATTATGAAAAGTATACGCAAATATTTTATGATTTATCAAAAATTTTAAATAATCCTTATGAAATTATAAGTACTAATTATCATCATTTTAATAATACTTCTACTATGCAAATTAATATTTCAATAAATGAGATTGATAAAAATACTTTTTTAGATTTATTAAAAAGTCTAGATATTACTTATAAACAAAAGGATGATAATGTTTGGTGA
- a CDS encoding ABC transporter permease subunit produces MFGDTRLFEYMNILIIPSILVTLKMIFFSFVFSVFFGFLLGILMFITKLDGLKPNKIIFFLAEKFTDLIRSFPTLILMVAITPITKFFIGTSIGVNAAIFTITLACTPFAARMTLNSFNTIDKDLIKVAKSFGATNLQIIFKVLLVESLPTLISNYTIMLVNMLNMSAMAGAIGAGGLGAVALAYGYQQYDEMIMYFIVFILIIIVFLIEKISKIIYYKLK; encoded by the coding sequence ATGTTTGGTGATACAAGATTATTTGAATATATGAATATATTAATTATTCCATCAATTTTAGTAACTTTAAAAATGATATTTTTTTCATTTGTTTTTTCAGTGTTTTTTGGATTTTTACTTGGAATTTTAATGTTTATCACTAAACTAGATGGTTTAAAGCCCAATAAAATTATATTTTTCTTAGCAGAAAAATTTACTGATTTAATAAGATCATTTCCCACCCTTATTTTAATGGTAGCAATTACTCCCATAACAAAATTTTTTATAGGCACTTCAATTGGTGTAAATGCAGCTATTTTTACAATTACATTAGCGTGTACTCCTTTTGCAGCTAGAATGACTTTAAATTCGTTTAATACTATTGATAAGGATTTAATAAAAGTAGCAAAATCTTTTGGTGCTACAAATTTACAAATTATTTTTAAGGTTTTATTAGTTGAATCCTTACCGACTTTAATTTCTAACTACACAATAATGCTTGTAAATATGCTAAATATGAGTGCTATGGCAGGAGCTATTGGTGCTGGTGGTTTAGGAGCAGTTGCACTTGCTTATGGTTATCAACAATATGATGAGATGATAATGTATTTTATAGTTTTTATTTTGATAATTATAGTTTTTTTAATAGAAAAAATAAGCAAAATTATTTATTACAAACTTAAATAA
- a CDS encoding MetQ/NlpA family ABC transporter substrate-binding protein — MRIFKGILLLLVFLLIACSNDDKKVIKVGGTVISKVTYDAIKPVFESKGYKSEFILLDANPVCLEACNSEEVDISLGQHKKFIENYNTSKGGDLVMVKPYGYYTGIGLYSLKYKNIEEIPQNARIAIMNDAMNMQIALRILENIGLIKLNENVKNPTIIDIIQNPKNIQIIDLDQAQTVKALDELDAACVFFTHMSNAKKDPKSYLARDNEMINVPMGVIVKAKNENAKWAIDFANSFKDKGVQDKINAAFPGVFEFYKD, encoded by the coding sequence ATGAGAATATTTAAAGGTATTTTGTTGCTTTTAGTATTTTTGCTAATAGCTTGTTCAAATGATGATAAAAAAGTCATAAAAGTCGGTGGAACTGTGATTTCAAAAGTAACTTATGATGCTATTAAGCCTGTTTTTGAAAGTAAAGGCTATAAAAGTGAATTTATTTTACTTGATGCAAATCCAGTTTGCCTTGAGGCTTGTAATAGTGAAGAAGTTGATATTTCATTAGGTCAGCATAAAAAATTTATAGAAAATTATAATACTAGTAAGGGTGGAGATTTAGTGATGGTTAAGCCTTATGGTTATTATACGGGTATAGGACTTTATTCTTTAAAATATAAAAATATTGAAGAAATTCCACAAAATGCAAGAATTGCAATAATGAACGATGCTATGAATATGCAAATTGCACTTAGAATTTTAGAAAACATAGGGCTTATAAAATTAAATGAAAATGTAAAAAATCCTACAATTATTGATATTATACAAAATCCTAAAAATATACAAATAATAGATTTAGACCAAGCCCAAACAGTAAAAGCATTGGATGAATTAGATGCTGCTTGCGTGTTTTTTACTCATATGAGTAATGCTAAAAAAGACCCAAAAAGTTATTTAGCAAGAGATAATGAAATGATAAATGTTCCTATGGGTGTTATTGTAAAGGCAAAAAATGAAAATGCAAAATGGGCAATTGATTTTGCAAATAGTTTTAAAGATAAAGGTGTGCAAGATAAGATAAATGCTGCTTTTCCTGGAGTTTTTGAGTTTTATAAGGACTAA
- a CDS encoding DUF169 domain-containing protein — translation MNYIDIVNTLYSSLILKYKIIGIKLINSKEEYEKIDFKEPSKTLNYCAMVRMAAMGAAYKAKEADFKCKSAPRVLGINPSDTLNDKGQRWASWGLYKDDKTAFNVRSKLNYFKEQNYGVVIAPIENYLNLPDVIIFICNPYNAMRIFQGYTYSYGICDNLEVIGNQAICYESTTRILQNKNISISFLCTGTRHKAGWGDDDMSIGINKKCLEGIARGILNTINPMEHDKKKKIIEENLKLNKIDYKVEYSCNYYKKA, via the coding sequence ATGAATTATATTGATATTGTTAATACACTTTATTCTTCACTAATTTTAAAGTATAAAATTATAGGAATTAAATTAATTAATTCAAAAGAAGAATATGAAAAAATTGATTTTAAAGAGCCATCAAAGACTCTTAATTATTGTGCTATGGTAAGAATGGCTGCTATGGGAGCTGCTTATAAGGCAAAAGAAGCTGATTTTAAGTGCAAAAGTGCTCCTAGAGTATTAGGTATAAATCCATCTGATACATTGAATGATAAAGGACAAAGATGGGCTAGTTGGGGGCTTTATAAAGACGATAAAACAGCTTTTAATGTTCGTTCAAAATTAAACTACTTTAAAGAGCAAAATTATGGAGTTGTTATAGCTCCTATTGAAAATTATTTAAATTTACCTGATGTTATAATTTTTATTTGCAATCCTTATAATGCTATGCGTATTTTTCAAGGATATACATATAGTTATGGAATTTGTGATAATCTTGAAGTTATAGGAAATCAAGCAATTTGTTATGAAAGTACTACTAGAATTTTACAAAATAAAAATATAAGCATATCATTTTTATGCACAGGCACAAGACACAAGGCTGGTTGGGGTGATGATGATATGTCAATAGGGATTAATAAAAAATGTTTAGAAGGTATAGCTAGAGGTATTTTAAATACCATAAATCCAATGGAGCACGATAAAAAGAAAAAAATTATAGAAGAGAATTTAAAATTAAATAAGATAGATTATAAAGTAGAATATTCGTGTAATTACTACAAAAAAGCTTAA
- the ccoS gene encoding cbb3-type cytochrome oxidase assembly protein CcoS encodes MENVLMLMIGMSIFLAFIVILAFVWGFKNKQFIENRGFLELNDSEESLQDAIILENRKNALKNQKKALFLDRDGVINKDFSYVYELEKLEFIPNIFEIVKFFQDKGYLIFIITNQSGVGRGYFTKEQMENFNNAIIKEFSNHQIKITKIYTCLHTPADNCECRKPKAGLIFSAANEFNIDLNNSIFIGDKPSDMQAAYNANIKNRYFFSDDFSEVSCKQICNLLDVKKDFE; translated from the coding sequence ATGGAAAATGTTTTAATGCTTATGATAGGTATGTCTATATTTTTAGCTTTTATTGTTATTTTAGCATTTGTATGGGGTTTTAAGAATAAACAATTTATAGAAAATAGGGGATTTTTAGAGCTTAATGATAGTGAGGAATCATTACAAGATGCGATTATTTTAGAAAATCGTAAAAATGCGTTGAAAAATCAAAAAAAAGCTTTATTCTTAGATAGAGATGGTGTTATAAATAAAGATTTTTCTTATGTTTATGAATTAGAAAAGTTAGAATTTATACCTAATATTTTTGAAATTGTTAAATTTTTTCAAGATAAAGGATATTTAATATTTATTATCACGAATCAAAGTGGAGTAGGGCGTGGGTATTTTACAAAAGAACAAATGGAAAATTTTAATAATGCAATAATTAAAGAATTTTCTAATCATCAAATAAAAATTACTAAAATTTATACTTGTTTGCATACTCCAGCTGATAATTGTGAATGTAGAAAACCAAAAGCTGGATTAATTTTTAGTGCAGCAAATGAATTTAATATAGATTTAAATAATTCAATTTTTATAGGTGATAAACCAAGTGATATGCAAGCAGCTTATAATGCAAATATTAAAAATCGTTATTTTTTTAGTGATGATTTTAGTGAGGTTTCGTGTAAGCAAATTTGTAATTTATTAGATGTTAAAAAGGATTTTGAATGA
- a CDS encoding bifunctional heptose 7-phosphate kinase/heptose 1-phosphate adenyltransferase codes for MKDIKALVVGDLIYDIYVFANCNRISPEAPVPVITPTSEKKVLGGMANVASNLASLGASVDILSVLGNDESAKFIENELKIQKINSYILKLNDRKTSTKTRIFGSNQQIVRIDIESTDEISEDIANKLFSMIEQNTYNVIVFSDYAKGVITPYLAKKLINYAKDKNILTLADPKKDFYKFSGVDIITPNYKEACEFLGKFNDKDDFELNNALMKMQNELNLKIPLITLGSNGIAALYDNKLNHHYALAKEVFDVTGAGDSVISSLSFFLANDFSISKSIDLANKAAAIVVGKIGAVSVGLDEIINFDNEFYKCKDINEIKELSKGKKVVFANGCFDILHYGHLSYLRSAKELGDILIVGLNSDDSVKRLKGNKRPINDIMTRKAMLNALEFVDFVCEFNEDTPLEIIKVLKPDILVKGADYEGKVVVGAEFAKEVKLIEFKKGFSSTSIIEKIRKNND; via the coding sequence ATGAAGGATATAAAAGCACTTGTAGTGGGAGATTTAATATACGATATTTATGTTTTTGCAAATTGTAATAGAATAAGTCCTGAAGCACCTGTTCCTGTAATTACTCCAACTAGCGAGAAAAAGGTCTTAGGCGGAATGGCAAATGTTGCTAGTAATCTAGCTTCTTTAGGGGCTAGTGTTGATATATTAAGTGTGTTAGGAAATGATGAAAGTGCAAAATTTATTGAAAATGAACTAAAAATTCAAAAAATAAATTCCTATATTTTAAAATTAAATGATAGAAAAACATCTACAAAAACTCGTATTTTTGGTTCAAATCAGCAAATTGTAAGAATTGACATAGAAAGCACAGATGAAATTAGTGAAGATATTGCTAATAAATTATTTTCTATGATAGAACAAAATACTTATAATGTTATAGTGTTTAGTGATTACGCAAAAGGCGTAATAACCCCTTATTTAGCTAAAAAATTGATAAATTATGCAAAAGATAAAAATATTTTAACATTAGCTGACCCAAAAAAAGATTTTTATAAATTTAGTGGAGTTGATATCATTACTCCTAATTATAAAGAGGCTTGCGAGTTTTTAGGTAAATTTAATGATAAAGATGATTTTGAATTGAATAACGCTTTAATGAAAATGCAAAATGAGTTAAATTTAAAAATTCCTTTAATTACATTAGGTAGTAATGGTATAGCAGCACTTTATGATAATAAATTAAACCATCATTACGCTCTTGCTAAGGAGGTTTTTGATGTTACTGGTGCAGGGGATAGTGTTATATCATCGTTATCATTTTTTCTAGCGAATGATTTTAGTATTAGTAAAAGTATAGATTTAGCAAATAAAGCTGCGGCTATAGTTGTGGGAAAAATCGGTGCTGTTAGTGTTGGACTTGATGAAATTATTAACTTTGATAATGAATTTTATAAATGCAAAGATATTAATGAGATAAAAGAGCTTAGTAAAGGAAAAAAAGTAGTATTTGCAAATGGGTGTTTTGATATTTTACATTATGGGCATTTAAGTTATTTAAGAAGTGCAAAGGAGTTAGGAGATATTCTTATAGTAGGGTTAAATTCAGACGATAGTGTAAAAAGACTGAAAGGAAATAAGCGCCCTATTAATGATATAATGACTAGAAAAGCTATGTTAAATGCTTTAGAGTTTGTGGATTTTGTATGTGAATTTAATGAAGATACACCACTTGAAATAATAAAAGTTTTAAAACCTGATATTTTAGTAAAAGGTGCTGATTACGAAGGAAAAGTAGTAGTTGGAGCTGAATTTGCTAAGGAAGTTAAATTAATAGAATTTAAAAAAGGTTTTTCAAGCACAAGTATTATAGAGAAAATAAGGAAAAATAATGATTAA
- a CDS encoding D-sedoheptulose 7-phosphate isomerase, whose translation MINKLMYELNEHKNAFNRIDEKYLNEIIKAYEIIKKALENGKKILIFGNGGSAADAQHFAAELSGRYKTERKGLSAIALSTDTSALTAIGNDYGYEFVFARQVEAIAKQGDVVFGISTSGTSKNVIKALEVANSMNCECILMASEKLKDSPYFTLKAPSLDTPRIQEVHIFTIHSICELLDGYFK comes from the coding sequence ATGATTAATAAATTAATGTATGAATTAAACGAGCATAAAAATGCTTTTAATAGAATTGATGAAAAATATTTAAATGAGATTATAAAAGCTTATGAGATTATAAAAAAAGCTTTAGAAAATGGCAAAAAAATATTGATTTTTGGTAATGGTGGAAGTGCTGCAGATGCTCAACATTTTGCGGCTGAATTAAGTGGTAGATACAAAACAGAAAGAAAAGGCTTAAGCGCTATTGCACTTAGCACAGATACTTCAGCGCTAACAGCTATAGGAAATGATTATGGATATGAATTTGTATTTGCTAGACAGGTTGAAGCTATTGCAAAGCAAGGTGATGTAGTATTTGGAATAAGCACGAGTGGGACTAGTAAAAATGTGATTAAAGCGCTTGAAGTAGCAAATAGTATGAATTGCGAGTGTATTTTAATGGCGAGTGAGAAATTAAAAGATAGTCCATATTTTACTTTAAAAGCTCCTAGTTTAGATACTCCTAGAATCCAAGAAGTGCATATTTTTACAATTCACAGCATTTGTGAATTACTTGATGGGTATTTTAAATGA
- a CDS encoding type II restriction endonuclease subunit R, whose product MSYSFTLSDLEKELKMIPFAGTDYLIDRLKRDDYRGKHLSQHNRYTKDDIFIILDEIDKILNKYNLQVLQIRTTDMSKRPSNTPDELQYAELTSNIAKKMDRTTQDSLRKNHLVDMARMGFVNRFNNKGKLNNPHIRSNTKYINITELGYKFLNNIRENKIFDAARFWSLALDNLHCGFDTKLLKFMLLLDTNKIKSISEIEFMLFVTEIDKVKFNDVLEYIKSFKKLSRFQREKIVEIIKKYANPKNNDIFKGLDKTKKRDFHNWINETQQLFMLFDFGILFSVGEINKDELSLRSKQNNGIVKNPVKLLNRSNKTKDEYFINHKIDKNTIKGKGYELHHIVPLLLAKTEEEFLELDRWENLILIDAHSHSIISQNCSKNIKLDFNDYDMNFIDFSIPPHIVKCLYDKNVKYLKSLKEVLEKINEMLLNSI is encoded by the coding sequence ATGAGTTATAGTTTTACTTTGAGTGATTTGGAAAAAGAATTAAAAATGATTCCTTTTGCAGGGACTGATTATTTGATTGATAGATTAAAAAGAGACGATTATAGAGGAAAACATCTATCGCAACATAATAGATATACAAAAGATGATATTTTTATTATTTTAGATGAAATAGATAAAATTTTGAATAAATATAATTTGCAAGTGTTACAAATAAGAACCACAGATATGAGTAAAAGGCCGAGTAATACACCTGATGAATTGCAATATGCCGAGCTTACTAGCAATATTGCTAAGAAAATGGATAGAACCACTCAAGATAGTTTGAGAAAAAACCACTTAGTAGATATGGCTAGAATGGGGTTTGTTAATAGATTTAATAACAAAGGTAAGTTAAACAATCCACACATCAGGTCAAATACCAAATATATAAATATCACAGAATTAGGATATAAATTTTTAAATAACATAAGAGAAAATAAAATTTTTGATGCTGCTAGGTTTTGGTCTTTAGCCCTAGATAATTTACATTGTGGTTTTGATACTAAGCTTTTAAAATTTATGCTTTTGTTAGATACTAATAAGATAAAAAGTATTAGCGAGATAGAATTTATGCTTTTTGTTACTGAGATTGATAAAGTAAAATTTAATGATGTTTTAGAATATATTAAAAGTTTTAAAAAATTATCAAGATTTCAAAGAGAAAAGATAGTAGAGATTATCAAAAAATACGCAAATCCTAAAAACAATGATATCTTTAAAGGACTTGATAAAACTAAAAAAAGAGATTTTCATAATTGGATAAATGAAACTCAACAGCTTTTTATGTTGTTTGATTTCGGTATCTTATTTAGCGTTGGGGAGATAAATAAAGATGAATTAAGTCTAAGAAGCAAACAAAATAACGGTATAGTAAAAAACCCAGTAAAACTATTAAATCGCTCAAATAAAACAAAAGACGAATACTTTATAAACCATAAAATTGATAAAAATACAATTAAAGGAAAAGGCTATGAATTGCACCACATAGTGCCATTGCTTTTAGCTAAAACAGAAGAAGAGTTTTTAGAATTAGACCGTTGGGAAAATTTAATTTTAATAGATGCACATAGTCATTCAATAATAAGTCAAAATTGCAGTAAAAATATAAAATTAGATTTTAATGATTATGATATGAATTTTATTGATTTTAGTATACCACCACATATAGTAAAATGCTTATATGATAAAAATGTAAAATATCTGAAAAGCTTAAAAGAAGTTTTAGAAAAAATTAATGAGATGTTGCTAAATTCTATTTAA
- a CDS encoding DNA-methyltransferase — MKLNYNEIYNLDVFDFLKFIENNSVDLAIIDPPYNLKIADWDTFLTLDDFLKFSYKWIDEVLLKLKPNGSFYIFNTPFNNALFLNYLQNKSCYFKNWITWHKKDGFANAKKKYNNASESILFYTMHDKKYTFNADSIRVEYESKERIEHALKKGILKNGKRWYPNPNGKLCTEVWGITSQKHKEKINGKTQKQKHPTIKPYEMIKRMVLASSNEHDVVLDLFAGSGIGLKVCQDLNRLYLGTDINY; from the coding sequence TTGAAATTAAATTATAATGAAATTTATAACCTTGATGTATTTGATTTTTTAAAATTTATAGAAAATAATTCCGTTGATTTAGCGATAATTGACCCACCTTATAATTTAAAAATCGCAGATTGGGACACTTTTTTAACTTTAGATGATTTTTTAAAATTTAGCTACAAATGGATAGATGAAGTATTACTAAAACTAAAACCTAATGGTAGTTTTTATATATTTAATACCCCTTTTAATAATGCTTTATTTTTAAATTATCTACAAAACAAAAGTTGCTATTTTAAAAACTGGATTACTTGGCATAAAAAAGACGGTTTTGCTAACGCTAAGAAAAAATATAACAATGCAAGTGAAAGCATATTATTTTATACAATGCACGATAAAAAATACACTTTTAACGCTGATAGTATAAGAGTAGAATATGAAAGCAAAGAAAGGATAGAACACGCATTAAAAAAAGGAATCTTAAAAAATGGTAAAAGATGGTATCCTAATCCAAATGGCAAATTATGTACCGAAGTATGGGGGATAACTAGCCAAAAACACAAAGAAAAAATCAATGGCAAAACACAAAAACAAAAGCATCCAACAATAAAACCCTATGAAATGATAAAAAGAATGGTTTTAGCTAGTAGCAATGAACATGATGTGGTATTAGATTTATTCGCAGGTAGTGGAATAGGATTAAAAGTTTGCCAAGATTTAAATAGGCTATATCTTGGCACTGATATTAATTATTAA
- a CDS encoding DNA-methyltransferase, which produces MSEVKDNSVKLIITSPPYFNIKDYSKNGTQNFKHSEILNGDIGNMNNFNLYIKSLVDVWKECERVLEPNGKICINVPLMPMLKKDLNTHYNRHIFDLQSSIQNSILENTNLFLYDLYIWNRTNTSKGLMFGSYPYPGNFYAQNTSEFIVVFVKDGKPKFKSQEIKEKSKLTQSEWVEYTKQIWNIPIPSKGDLAFGIHPAIMPEQIPYRLIKLFSFIDDVVLDPFTGSGTTLRVAKMLNRKYIGYELYEHYKNVINKKLEGLF; this is translated from the coding sequence ATGAGTGAAGTAAAAGATAATTCAGTAAAACTTATAATTACATCTCCACCATATTTTAATATTAAAGATTACAGCAAAAACGGAACTCAAAATTTTAAGCATTCAGAAATTTTAAACGGTGATATAGGAAATATGAATAATTTTAATTTATATATAAAATCCTTGGTTGATGTATGGAAAGAGTGCGAAAGGGTTCTAGAGCCAAATGGCAAAATTTGCATAAATGTACCCTTAATGCCAATGCTTAAAAAAGACTTAAATACTCATTACAATAGGCATATTTTTGACTTACAAAGCAGCATTCAAAATAGCATTTTAGAAAATACTAATTTATTTTTATATGATTTGTATATTTGGAATAGAACTAATACTTCTAAAGGATTGATGTTTGGCTCGTATCCTTATCCAGGCAATTTTTATGCACAAAATACTAGCGAATTTATAGTTGTTTTTGTAAAAGATGGTAAGCCAAAATTTAAATCTCAAGAAATAAAAGAAAAAAGTAAATTAACTCAAAGCGAATGGGTAGAATACACCAAACAAATTTGGAATATCCCTATTCCTAGTAAAGGCGATTTAGCTTTTGGAATACACCCTGCTATAATGCCTGAGCAAATTCCTTATAGATTAATAAAGCTTTTTTCTTTTATTGATGATGTAGTTTTAGACCCTTTTACAGGAAGTGGAACTACATTAAGAGTGGCTAAAATGCTAAATAGAAAATATATAGGTTATGAATTATACGAACATTACAAAAATGTCATAAATAAAAAATTAGAAGGTCTATTTTGA
- a CDS encoding restriction endonuclease subunit S, with product MGGTPSRKNHLYYGGNNLWVSIAEMNGNIISDTKEKITELGVKESNVKLIPSGTTLLSFKLSIGKIALAGADLYTNEAIAGLIPKDKNIVLDKYLFYLFKNKVIDLDLKNKNTFGTSLNSQILKDEVEIPLIPIDKQKLLINIIDKIENKILELESYQNDISNKINGILNKYLRI from the coding sequence ATCGGCGGTACACCTAGTAGGAAAAATCATTTATACTATGGTGGAAATAATTTATGGGTTAGTATTGCTGAAATGAATGGCAATATAATATCTGATACAAAAGAAAAAATCACAGAACTAGGTGTAAAAGAATCAAATGTTAAGTTAATACCAAGTGGGACTACTTTATTAAGTTTTAAATTAAGCATAGGAAAAATAGCATTAGCCGGAGCTGATTTATATACAAATGAAGCCATTGCTGGGCTTATACCTAAGGATAAAAATATAGTTTTAGATAAGTATTTGTTTTATCTATTTAAAAATAAAGTTATAGATTTAGATCTAAAAAATAAAAATACATTTGGCACTAGCTTAAATTCTCAAATTTTAAAAGATGAAGTTGAAATACCATTAATACCTATTGATAAACAAAAACTTTTAATCAACATTATAGATAAAATAGAGAATAAAATTCTTGAACTTGAAAGTTATCAAAATGATATAAGTAATAAGATAAATGGAATATTAAATAAATATTTAAGAATATAA